GGATCGGCTTGCCCATGGAACACATGGCTTTCACATCGAGGATCACTTTGAAATTGGGGCTCTCAAGTTGCTGCACAAACTGGATCGCCTCGGTGTGGGTGTTCACGAAATTAGTTTCGCTCGGAGCCAGGGGTTCGAAGTTGATCACCACATCGCGCTCGGCGGCATGCTTGACGCTGTCTTTGAACACGTCGGTGGCCCATTCCCACGCTTGCTCGTAGCTCACGCCTTCCATCAAGTTGCGCTGGTACGGCGAACCGACGATGATGGAGCGACCGCCGAAATCGGCGCAGCAATCCACAAGGTCCACGAAGTAACTCGCGGTCTTTTCGCGGATACTCGCGTCGGTATGGGTCATGTGCATGCCTTCGGCCTTCACGAGCACCCAGTGGATGCCGGAAATCTCGATGCCGGTTTTGGT
The genomic region above belongs to Limisphaerales bacterium and contains:
- a CDS encoding sugar phosphate isomerase/epimerase, which translates into the protein MKFGICNEIFEGWSMEDTMTYAAKTGYDCLEIAPFTISNYVTDISATERQRVKDLATKTGIEISGIHWVLVKAEGMHMTHTDASIREKTASYFVDLVDCCADFGGRSIIVGSPYQRNLMEGVSYEQAWEWATDVFKDSVKHAAERDVVINFEPLAPSETNFVNTHTEAIQFVQQLESPNFKVILDVKAMCSMGKPIPEIIRESAGEFGYFHANDENLKGPGFGDVDFKPIGAALKEVNYDGVVSVEVFKFDEGPEVIAAQSLENLKEAFAD